The following are encoded together in the Lathyrus oleraceus cultivar Zhongwan6 chromosome 3, CAAS_Psat_ZW6_1.0, whole genome shotgun sequence genome:
- the LOC127132531 gene encoding uncharacterized protein LOC127132531, which produces MFNGNWKYLMVSPVSAGDFPMQNYGTVASHLCLDALSWKEHFSFYFASFLHMTRAYLQLRRQRMFVVFLLLVLFAGLKNPGSFATFTMKEDSSFHRLFVSFHASLTGFLQACRPLIFLDRTPLNSKYQGELLAAISIDGNDGVFPVAFAVVDAETEDNWHWFLQELKSALSTSEQITFVSDFQNGLKKSLSEIFENCYHGYCLRHLADKLNRDLKGQFSHEARRFMVNDFYAAAYASKPEVFERSIENIKGISPEAYNWVIQSEPEHWSNAFFSGTRYNHMTSNFGQQFYSWVSEAHELPITQMIDVLRGNMMETFSMRPEESNQWITKLTPSKEEMIQKEASNARSLQVLLSQGTTFEVRGESVEMVDIDNWDCSYRRWKLNGFPCCHAIAVFDCVGRDLYDYCSRYFTVENYILTYAEPIHALPDIDRPVQVEPDMAVTIVTPPPTKRPPGRPKTKQVESIDIIKRQLQCGKCKGLGHNRKTCKLP; this is translated from the coding sequence ATGTTTAATGGAAACTGGAAATACCTGATGGTTTCCCCAGTGTCAGCTGGAGATTTCCCAATGCAGAATTATGGCACTGTTGCATCTCATCTTTGTTTGGACGCATTGAGCTGGAAAGAACACTTCTCTTTCTATTTCGCTTCTTTTTTGCACATGACACGGGCATATCTTCAACTAAGACGCCAACGCATGTTTGTGGTCTTTTTGCTTCTCGTATTGTTTGCCGGTCTGAAAAATCCAGGTAGTTTTGCAACATTCACGATGAAAGAGGACTCAAGTTTCCATCGTCTTTTTGTATCATTCCATGCCTCATTAACTGGTTTCCTGCAAGCCTGCCGCCCTCTCATTTTCCTTGACAGAACTCCTTTGAACTCAAAGTATCAAGGAGAATTATTAGCTGCAATTTCTATCGATGGAAATGATGGCGTTTTTCCTGTAGCCTTTGCTGTTGTAGATGCCGAAACTGAAGACAACTGGCATTGGTTTCTGCAGGAGCTGAAATCAGCTTTATCAACATCTGAGCAGATTACATTTGTTTCAGATTTTCAGAATGGGCTAAAAAAGTCATTGTCTGAAATATTTGAAAACTGCTACCATGGCTATTGTTTACGTCACCTTGCTGACAAACTGAACAGAGACTTGAAGGGGCAATTCTCTCATGAAGCCAGACGTTTCATGGTTAATGATTTTTATGCCGCTGCATACGCATCCAAACCAGAAGTTTTCGAACGTAGTATTGAGAATATAAAAGGTATTTCTCCTGAAGCCTACAACTGGGTCATACAAAGTGAGCCAGAGCACTGGTCCAATGCATTCTTCAGTGGAACTAGGTATAATCATATGACATCAAATTTCGGACAGCAATTTTACAGTTGGGTCTCAGAGGCGCACGAGTTGCCAATTACTCAAATGATTGATGTATTACGAGGTAATATGATGGAAACATTTAGCATGCGACCCGAGGAGTCTAATCAATGGATAACAAAATTGACACCTTCCAAGGAGGAAATGATCCAAAAGGAAGCGTCAAATGCTCGCTCACTACAAGTGTTGCTCTCACAAGGTACCACATTTGAGGTCCGTGGAGAATCTGTTGAAATGGTCGATATTGATAATTGGGATTGTAGCTACAGGAGATGGAAACTTAATGGCTTTCCTTGCTGCCATGCTATTGCTGTCTTTGACTGTGTTGGTAGGGACCTATATGATTATTGTTCCAGATACTTCACAGTTGAGAATTACATATTAACATATGCAGAACCAATTCACGCGCTTCCGGATATTGACAGACCAGTCCAGGTTGAACCGGATATGGCAGTTACCATAGTAACCCCTCCACCAACTAAGCGGCCTCCTGGCAGGCCAAAAACAAAGCAGGTTGAATCGATAGACATAATTAAACGTCAGCTTCAATGTGGCAAATGCAAAGGGCTTGGCCACAATCGGAAGACGTGCAAACTTCCCTAG